In Listeria monocytogenes, the following proteins share a genomic window:
- a CDS encoding alpha-ketoacid dehydrogenase subunit beta: protein MPVISYIDAITMALKEEMERDDKVFILGEDVGKKGGVFKATAGLYDEFGEDRVLDTPLAESAIAGVGIGAAMYGYRPVAEMQFADFIMPAVNQIISEASRIRYRSNNDWSCPMVIRAPFGGGVHGALYHSQSVEKVFFGQPGLKIVVPSSPYDAKGLLKAAIRDNDPVLFFEHKRAYRLLKGEVPETDYIVPIGEANVVREGDDITVITYGLAVQFAQQAAERLAAEGVEAHILDLRTIYPLDQEAIIEATKKTGKVLLVTEDNKQGSIISEVAAIISEHCLFDLDAPIARLAGPDTPAMPFAPTMEKHFMINPDKVADAMKELAEF, encoded by the coding sequence ATGCCAGTCATTTCATATATTGATGCAATAACCATGGCGCTTAAAGAAGAAATGGAGCGCGACGATAAAGTATTTATTTTAGGAGAAGATGTAGGTAAAAAAGGTGGCGTTTTTAAAGCGACTGCTGGTTTATATGATGAGTTTGGTGAAGACCGAGTTCTTGATACACCACTTGCTGAATCGGCTATTGCCGGAGTAGGAATTGGAGCGGCGATGTATGGCTATCGTCCAGTTGCAGAAATGCAGTTTGCGGACTTTATTATGCCTGCTGTCAACCAAATTATTTCAGAAGCTTCCAGAATTCGCTACCGTTCTAATAACGATTGGTCTTGCCCAATGGTTATTCGCGCACCTTTTGGCGGTGGGGTACACGGAGCACTTTACCATTCACAATCTGTTGAAAAAGTATTCTTTGGACAACCAGGTTTGAAAATTGTTGTTCCATCCTCACCATATGATGCGAAGGGACTTTTAAAAGCAGCGATTCGTGACAACGATCCAGTACTTTTCTTTGAGCATAAACGCGCCTATCGCTTGCTGAAAGGCGAAGTACCAGAAACAGATTATATCGTACCAATCGGTGAAGCAAATGTCGTTCGTGAAGGCGATGATATTACAGTTATTACTTATGGACTTGCTGTTCAATTTGCTCAACAAGCTGCGGAACGTTTAGCCGCTGAAGGTGTCGAAGCGCATATTCTGGATTTACGTACGATTTATCCATTAGACCAAGAAGCGATTATCGAAGCAACGAAAAAAACTGGTAAAGTACTTCTTGTTACGGAAGATAATAAACAAGGAAGTATTATTAGTGAAGTGGCGGCAATCATTTCGGAACATTGTCTATTTGATTTAGATGCACCGATTGCTAGACTCGCAGGACCAGATACCCCAGCGATGCCTTTTGCTCCAACGATGGAAAAACACTTTATGATTAATCCAGATAAAGTGGCGGATGCAATGAAAGAATTAGCGGAATTTTAG
- a CDS encoding dihydrolipoamide acetyltransferase family protein: MAVEKITMPKLGESVTEGTISSWLVKPGDTVEKYDAIAEVLTDKVTAEIPSSFSGTIKEILAEEDETLEVGEVICTIETADAGSSEPVAEVEQTETKAPEKQETKQVKLADAPASGRFSPAVLRIAGENNIDLSTVEGTGKGGRITRKDLLQVIENGPVATKAEVQSQSAPQEKTATPAPVRSAAGDREIPINGVRKAIAKHMSVSKQEIPHAWMMVEVDATGLVRYRNAVKDSFKKEEGYSLTYFAFFIKAVAQALKEFPQLNSTWAGDKIIEHANINISIAIAAGDLLYVPVIKNADEKSIKGIAREISELAGKARNGKLSQADMEGGTFTVNSTGSFGSVQSMGIINHPQAAILQVESIVKRPVIIDDMIAVRDMVNLCLSIDHRILDGLLAGKFLQAIKANVEKISKENTALY, translated from the coding sequence GTGGCAGTTGAAAAAATCACCATGCCCAAATTAGGGGAAAGTGTAACAGAAGGAACGATTAGTTCATGGTTAGTTAAACCAGGCGATACAGTTGAAAAGTATGATGCTATCGCAGAAGTACTTACTGACAAAGTAACAGCAGAAATCCCATCTTCTTTTAGCGGAACAATTAAAGAAATTTTAGCCGAAGAAGATGAAACACTAGAAGTAGGCGAAGTTATTTGTACAATTGAAACAGCAGACGCAGGAAGTTCGGAACCTGTAGCTGAAGTAGAACAAACAGAAACAAAAGCGCCAGAAAAACAAGAAACAAAACAAGTGAAACTAGCAGATGCACCAGCTAGTGGAAGATTTTCTCCAGCGGTACTACGAATTGCTGGTGAAAACAATATCGATTTATCCACTGTAGAAGGCACAGGTAAAGGTGGCCGAATTACAAGAAAAGACTTACTTCAAGTCATTGAAAACGGACCAGTAGCTACTAAAGCAGAAGTGCAAAGTCAAAGCGCACCGCAAGAAAAAACTGCTACACCAGCTCCTGTACGTTCAGCAGCAGGTGACAGAGAAATCCCAATCAATGGCGTAAGAAAAGCCATTGCTAAACATATGAGCGTGAGCAAACAAGAAATTCCGCATGCTTGGATGATGGTGGAAGTGGATGCAACAGGTCTTGTTCGCTATCGTAATGCAGTTAAAGACAGCTTTAAAAAAGAAGAAGGTTATTCATTAACTTATTTCGCCTTTTTCATCAAAGCCGTTGCACAAGCATTGAAAGAATTCCCGCAACTTAACAGCACATGGGCAGGCGATAAAATTATTGAGCACGCGAATATCAATATTTCGATTGCGATTGCAGCTGGTGATTTATTGTACGTTCCAGTTATTAAAAATGCGGACGAAAAATCCATTAAAGGCATTGCTCGCGAAATTAGCGAACTTGCTGGAAAAGCGCGTAATGGTAAACTAAGCCAAGCCGATATGGAAGGTGGCACTTTCACAGTGAATAGTACTGGTTCATTTGGCTCTGTTCAATCAATGGGGATTATTAATCACCCACAAGCAGCAATTCTTCAAGTGGAATCCATTGTTAAACGTCCTGTCATTATTGATGATATGATTGCTGTACGAGATATGGTGAACCTATGTCTTTCCATCGATCACCGTATTTTAGATGGCTTACTAGCAGGTAAATTCTTACAAGCAATTAAAGCCAATGTCGAAAAGATTTCCAAAGAAAATACAGCATTGTATTAA
- the prli42 gene encoding stressosome-associated protein Prli42, which yields MTNKKVVRVVVILMLIAIVLSSVLTGVLMFL from the coding sequence ATGACTAATAAAAAAGTAGTTCGCGTTGTCGTTATTTTAATGCTAATCGCGATTGTATTATCCAGTGTTTTAACCGGGGTATTAATGTTTTTATAA
- a CDS encoding M20/M25/M40 family metallo-hydrolase: protein MMSNVKKYFTELIQIPSVSGKETAILTYIKKHLTKLKIEYSMDENYGLITRIPATKEKFPTIFFCSHVDTHPNARTPVFQIDQGVFTAAEGTSLGADDKTAVAAMLAAIDYFSVEQTPHGEIEFIFTTKEELGMIGMRLFPEEQITAAYGYCLDAPGEVGNYQLQANTLVALEFTIASSEAAQMSPISIARMALHATRPGKIDRENKWGIQSFSGGINDENQQDAQLEVHFTSAASFRKALLHIQTIRERFAQTCEKYGALLTHDTKLIYEGYQIRSKHPLMNIFQKAAKKQSLETREIWLEGGTDANVLNEKGIPTMLLSAGYENAHSAKETVSIEQLEKLTQLVIDLAESAKNEKILLRKLN, encoded by the coding sequence ATGATGTCCAATGTAAAAAAATATTTTACCGAATTAATCCAAATTCCGTCTGTTTCTGGAAAGGAAACAGCCATTTTAACTTACATAAAAAAACATCTAACGAAATTAAAAATCGAATATAGTATGGATGAAAATTATGGCTTAATTACACGAATCCCCGCGACTAAAGAGAAATTTCCAACGATTTTTTTCTGTAGTCATGTGGATACGCATCCGAATGCAAGAACACCAGTTTTTCAAATTGACCAAGGCGTATTTACAGCAGCGGAAGGTACTTCTTTAGGTGCAGATGATAAAACCGCAGTGGCGGCAATGTTAGCAGCTATCGATTATTTTAGTGTGGAACAGACACCTCACGGGGAAATCGAATTTATTTTCACGACGAAAGAAGAACTTGGTATGATTGGAATGCGTTTATTCCCAGAAGAACAGATTACAGCGGCTTATGGTTACTGTTTAGATGCCCCCGGTGAAGTCGGAAATTACCAACTACAGGCAAATACATTAGTCGCATTAGAATTTACTATTGCAAGTTCTGAGGCAGCGCAGATGTCGCCGATTTCGATTGCTAGAATGGCGCTACATGCCACACGACCAGGCAAGATTGACCGGGAAAACAAATGGGGAATTCAATCATTTTCTGGTGGAATAAATGATGAAAATCAACAAGATGCGCAATTAGAAGTGCATTTTACTTCAGCAGCAAGTTTTCGTAAGGCGCTTTTGCATATTCAGACCATTCGAGAACGATTTGCGCAAACTTGCGAAAAATATGGTGCTCTTTTGACGCATGACACAAAATTAATTTATGAAGGCTATCAAATTCGCTCTAAGCATCCACTAATGAATATTTTCCAAAAAGCCGCTAAAAAACAATCGTTGGAAACTCGCGAAATATGGTTAGAAGGTGGTACGGATGCGAATGTGCTGAATGAAAAAGGGATTCCAACCATGCTATTATCAGCGGGATACGAAAACGCGCACTCGGCAAAAGAAACAGTGTCGATAGAGCAGTTAGAAAAACTTACACAACTCGTCATTGACCTAGCAGAATCCGCAAAAAACGAGAAAATTCTCCTCAGAAAGCTAAATTAG
- the gndA gene encoding NADP-dependent phosphogluconate dehydrogenase, translating into MAKQEIGVIGMGVMGRNLALNIESRGHTVSIFNRSTEKTKAVMEENADKKLVPTYSLEEFVESLEVPRRILIMVKAGDATDMMIEAVKPFLNEGDILIDGGNAFFKDTIRRNKELSEEGFNFIGTGVSGGEEGALKGPSIMPGGQRKAYDLVAPILREIAAVADGEPCVTYIGPDGAGHYVKMVHNGIEYGDMQLIAEAYTILKEIGGLSHDELADVFEEWNNGELDSYLIEITKNILKVKDEETGKPIVDVILDKAGQKGTGKWTSQSALDLGVPLSLITESVFARYISALKDERVYASTVLSGPSNYRFEGDKKAFVESVRRALYFSKIASYAQGFAQMRAASEENDWDLQYGEIAKIFRAGCIIRARFLQKITDAYNKDKNLKNLLLDPYFKDIAHNYQGDLRTVVAEAVKAGIPVPTFTAAISYYDSYRSEVLSANLIQAQRDYFGAHTYERVDKPGVFHTEWPQVED; encoded by the coding sequence ATGGCAAAACAAGAAATTGGCGTTATAGGAATGGGCGTTATGGGTCGTAACTTGGCTCTAAACATTGAAAGCCGCGGTCATACAGTATCTATCTTTAACCGCTCGACTGAAAAAACGAAAGCAGTTATGGAAGAAAATGCGGACAAAAAATTAGTACCAACTTATAGTTTAGAGGAATTTGTCGAATCTCTTGAAGTGCCTCGCCGTATCCTTATTATGGTAAAAGCTGGCGATGCTACAGATATGATGATTGAAGCAGTTAAACCTTTCTTAAACGAAGGCGATATTTTAATTGATGGCGGTAATGCTTTCTTCAAAGATACGATTCGTCGTAATAAAGAACTAAGTGAAGAAGGATTTAACTTCATCGGAACTGGTGTATCAGGCGGAGAAGAAGGCGCACTAAAAGGTCCTTCTATCATGCCAGGTGGTCAACGCAAGGCATATGACCTTGTAGCACCTATTTTACGTGAAATTGCTGCAGTAGCAGACGGAGAACCTTGTGTGACTTATATTGGTCCAGACGGTGCCGGACATTACGTTAAAATGGTGCATAACGGTATCGAATACGGCGATATGCAATTAATCGCAGAAGCTTACACTATTTTGAAAGAAATCGGTGGATTAAGCCATGATGAACTTGCTGACGTATTTGAAGAATGGAACAACGGGGAACTTGATAGCTATTTAATCGAGATCACTAAAAATATCCTAAAAGTAAAAGACGAAGAAACAGGTAAACCAATTGTCGATGTTATTCTTGATAAAGCTGGTCAAAAAGGAACTGGTAAATGGACTAGCCAAAGCGCACTTGACTTAGGTGTTCCACTTTCCTTAATTACAGAATCTGTATTTGCTCGTTACATCTCAGCACTTAAAGATGAACGCGTTTATGCAAGTACTGTTTTATCTGGCCCATCTAATTATCGTTTTGAAGGCGACAAAAAAGCATTTGTTGAATCTGTTCGTCGCGCGCTTTACTTCAGCAAAATCGCATCTTATGCACAAGGTTTTGCACAAATGAGAGCAGCTAGTGAAGAAAACGATTGGGACTTACAATACGGCGAAATCGCGAAAATTTTCCGCGCTGGTTGTATTATCCGTGCTCGTTTCTTACAAAAAATTACTGATGCTTATAATAAAGATAAAAATCTTAAAAACTTATTATTAGATCCGTATTTCAAAGATATTGCACATAACTACCAAGGCGACCTTCGTACAGTTGTTGCAGAAGCAGTAAAAGCTGGAATTCCAGTTCCAACATTCACTGCAGCAATTAGCTACTACGATAGCTATCGTTCAGAAGTATTATCTGCAAATCTAATCCAAGCACAACGCGACTACTTTGGTGCTCATACGTATGAAAGAGTCGACAAACCTGGCGTATTCCATACAGAATGGCCACAAGTAGAAGATTGA
- a CDS encoding response regulator transcription factor, protein MNRILIVEDEKNLARFIELELQHENYETAVANDGRAGLELALNEEWDAILLDLMLPHLNGVEVCRRVRQVKQTPIIMITARDSVIDRVSGLDHGADDYIVKPFAIEELLARLRSLLRRVENAEQSAKQTTLQYRNLIVEKENRIVKRDEEIIDLTKREYELLLTLMENVNIVLTREVLLNKVWGYETEVETNVVDVYVRYLRNKIDHPDEESYIQTVRGTGYVMRT, encoded by the coding sequence ATGAATAGAATATTAATCGTAGAAGATGAAAAAAACTTAGCACGCTTTATCGAACTCGAATTACAACATGAAAATTATGAAACAGCGGTTGCTAATGATGGACGTGCTGGACTAGAACTCGCACTTAATGAAGAATGGGATGCTATTTTACTCGATTTAATGTTGCCGCATTTAAACGGTGTAGAAGTTTGTCGCCGTGTGCGTCAAGTGAAACAAACACCCATTATTATGATAACTGCACGTGACTCTGTTATCGACCGTGTATCCGGACTAGACCACGGAGCCGACGATTACATTGTCAAACCTTTCGCTATTGAAGAATTACTTGCACGCCTGCGTTCGCTGTTACGTCGGGTTGAAAATGCGGAACAATCTGCGAAACAAACCACACTACAGTACCGAAACTTAATCGTTGAAAAAGAAAATCGGATTGTTAAACGCGATGAAGAAATTATCGACCTGACAAAACGAGAGTACGAACTTTTACTTACATTGATGGAAAATGTTAATATCGTTCTCACACGCGAAGTTTTACTTAATAAAGTATGGGGTTATGAAACAGAAGTTGAAACGAATGTAGTGGATGTGTATGTTCGTTACTTGCGGAATAAAATTGATCATCCTGACGAAGAAAGTTATATCCAAACAGTTCGCGGGACAGGGTATGTGATGCGTACATGA